In Halococcus agarilyticus, a single genomic region encodes these proteins:
- a CDS encoding lipoate--protein ligase family protein translates to MADIADREWRLIREDRRQGAMNMALDEIAAETAAEGGPRTLRVYRWAPATLSLGYHQDPATVDWAFCEREGIDVVRRPTGGGAIYHDTHADVSYSIVAPADELPGDLMDTYERLCEPLFSGFERLGISAAFADEERPALFEPACYLRALHPAHDVVVDDRKISGNAQYRRRDSVIQHGSVMFDDASDRHLAAFDDPPVTAERFRERVTTVREHADVDREAAVEAFEESLAAWADAEVGEWTGDELDRARERAREKYDAPAWNREREDPTP, encoded by the coding sequence ATGGCCGACATCGCCGATCGGGAGTGGCGGCTGATCCGCGAGGACCGGCGGCAGGGCGCGATGAACATGGCGCTCGACGAGATCGCCGCCGAAACCGCCGCCGAGGGCGGTCCGCGCACGCTCCGAGTCTACCGCTGGGCTCCCGCGACGCTCTCGCTCGGCTACCATCAGGACCCCGCGACGGTGGATTGGGCGTTCTGCGAGCGCGAGGGGATCGACGTGGTTCGACGGCCGACCGGCGGCGGCGCGATCTATCACGACACCCACGCCGACGTCTCTTACTCGATCGTCGCGCCCGCCGACGAACTTCCAGGCGATCTGATGGACACGTACGAACGCCTCTGCGAGCCACTCTTTTCGGGGTTCGAGCGACTCGGGATCTCAGCAGCGTTCGCGGACGAGGAGCGTCCTGCGCTGTTCGAGCCGGCATGCTATCTGCGCGCGCTCCATCCGGCCCACGACGTCGTGGTCGACGACCGGAAGATCAGCGGGAACGCCCAGTACCGTCGGCGCGACAGCGTGATCCAGCACGGTTCGGTCATGTTCGACGACGCATCTGACCGTCACCTCGCGGCGTTCGACGATCCGCCGGTCACCGCCGAGCGGTTCCGCGAGCGGGTGACGACCGTCCGCGAGCACGCGGACGTGGATCGAGAGGCAGCCGTCGAGGCGTTCGAGGAATCACTCGCCGCGTGGGCCGACGCCGAGGTCGGCGAGTGGACCGGCGACGAACTCGATCGTGCTCGCGAGCGCGCCCGCGAGAAGTACGACGCTCCGGCGTGGAACCGCGAACGCGAGGATCCGACCCCGTGA
- a CDS encoding serine/threonine-protein kinase RIO2: MVRNVASEMAALEPEDFHLLSGVEQGMRFSEWVNRGKLPEFANLTAENVDYRLDRCADRGLLERRTMQYEGYKLTFEGYDALALHTFAERGTIEGVGAPLGVGKESDVYEVQSYTPFALKFHREGYTNFREVMKEREYTADRDHVSWLYTARKAAEREYDALEALYPDVSVPRPVDHNRHAIVMERIDGVELSRADLDDDQVLGVCDLVLREIARAFDAGYVHADMSEYNVFVASDGVCVFDWPQAVPIDHANAVEFLVRDVENVLGYFRRKYPRRTAETPDSDAIAGAIADAEFESIDDVAPR; encoded by the coding sequence ATGGTCCGCAACGTCGCGAGCGAGATGGCCGCGCTCGAACCCGAGGATTTCCACCTCCTCTCGGGCGTCGAGCAGGGGATGCGCTTCAGCGAGTGGGTCAACCGGGGAAAACTACCGGAGTTCGCCAATCTCACCGCCGAGAACGTCGACTATCGCCTGGACCGGTGTGCAGACCGCGGACTGCTCGAACGCCGGACGATGCAGTACGAGGGCTACAAACTCACTTTCGAGGGGTACGACGCGCTCGCGCTCCACACGTTCGCCGAACGGGGCACCATCGAGGGCGTCGGCGCACCCCTCGGCGTCGGGAAGGAAAGCGATGTCTACGAGGTCCAGTCCTACACCCCGTTCGCGCTCAAGTTCCACCGCGAGGGCTACACCAACTTCCGGGAGGTGATGAAAGAACGCGAGTACACCGCCGACCGCGATCACGTCTCGTGGCTCTACACCGCGCGGAAGGCCGCCGAACGCGAGTACGACGCCCTCGAAGCCCTCTACCCCGACGTCTCGGTGCCGCGGCCGGTCGACCACAACCGCCACGCGATCGTGATGGAGCGGATCGACGGCGTCGAGCTGTCGAGGGCCGATCTCGACGACGACCAGGTGCTCGGCGTCTGTGACCTCGTGCTTCGGGAGATCGCGCGCGCGTTCGACGCGGGCTACGTCCACGCCGACATGAGCGAGTACAACGTCTTCGTCGCCAGCGACGGGGTCTGCGTCTTCGACTGGCCCCAGGCGGTCCCGATCGACCACGCGAACGCCGTCGAGTTCCTCGTGCGTGACGTCGAGAACGTCCTCGGGTACTTTCGTCGGAAGTACCCGCGGCGAACGGCAGAAACGCCCGATAGCGACGCGATCGCGGGCGCGATCGCCGATGCGGAGTTCGAATCGATCGACGACGTAGCCCCTCGATAA
- a CDS encoding MFS transporter: protein MRIGGRLPSRLVLKYYIYQATMTFGFFWPVFTLFLLSRGLSYTEIGLLSSLSAGATVVGEVPTGYVGDRLGRRNSLVIGTVLLVVSLLGFVVVHTFWGFAVLWVLWGLGGAFQSGSADAWLYDALETRLDEGEYTRVRGRGGSVNQWVSAATMLTAGGLYSIDHRLPFIAGALLLALSIPVVLSFPRMGTDPDEDDLTVLDALPIVRERLTAPPLRSLVLYVALFFAIISAADEFIQPIATRTLGLPETGLGPLYAGFTVIAAIASYFAGDIEDRLSTRGAVLVVPVATAILFVVPAFVPLAAFPLFFGMKSSQAVLRPIVSGYINDHVETLGRATVLSAASLVYAVVRLPLRPVVGWIADLTAPIPTTALLGGGFLASAAVIYRWETPASTDEPTVRTAD from the coding sequence ATGAGAATCGGGGGACGGCTCCCCTCACGACTGGTGCTGAAGTATTACATCTACCAGGCGACGATGACGTTCGGCTTTTTCTGGCCGGTGTTCACGCTGTTTTTGCTCTCGCGGGGGCTCTCGTACACCGAGATCGGGCTGCTGTCGAGCCTCTCGGCCGGGGCGACCGTGGTCGGTGAAGTGCCGACCGGGTACGTCGGGGATCGACTCGGACGACGCAACAGTCTCGTGATCGGGACGGTCCTCCTCGTCGTCTCGCTACTCGGGTTCGTCGTGGTGCACACCTTCTGGGGCTTCGCGGTGCTGTGGGTGCTCTGGGGACTCGGTGGTGCGTTTCAGTCGGGGAGTGCGGACGCGTGGCTCTACGACGCGCTCGAAACCCGTCTCGACGAGGGCGAGTACACCCGGGTTCGCGGGCGCGGCGGGTCGGTCAACCAGTGGGTGAGTGCGGCGACGATGCTGACTGCCGGTGGGCTGTACAGTATCGACCATCGGCTCCCGTTCATCGCTGGCGCGCTCCTCCTCGCACTATCGATTCCGGTGGTGCTCTCGTTTCCACGGATGGGGACCGATCCCGACGAGGACGACCTGACGGTGCTCGACGCGTTGCCGATCGTCCGTGAGCGACTGACCGCACCGCCGCTTCGATCCCTGGTCCTCTACGTGGCGCTGTTCTTCGCGATCATCAGCGCGGCCGACGAGTTCATCCAGCCGATCGCGACGCGTACTCTCGGACTCCCCGAGACCGGACTCGGACCACTGTACGCAGGGTTCACCGTGATCGCTGCGATCGCGAGCTACTTCGCCGGCGACATCGAGGACCGGCTCTCGACCCGCGGGGCCGTGTTGGTCGTGCCGGTGGCGACCGCGATTCTCTTCGTGGTGCCCGCGTTCGTCCCGCTCGCTGCGTTCCCGCTGTTCTTCGGGATGAAGTCGAGCCAGGCGGTGCTCCGACCGATCGTGAGCGGCTACATCAACGACCACGTCGAGACGCTCGGTCGGGCGACGGTGCTCAGCGCCGCCTCGCTGGTGTACGCCGTGGTTCGCCTCCCCCTCCGGCCGGTGGTGGGCTGGATCGCCGATCTCACGGCCCCGATCCCGACGACCGCGCTGCTCGGCGGCGGCTTTCTCGCCAGTGCCGCCGTGATCTACCGGTGGGAGACACCGGCGAGCACCGACGAACCGACGGTGCGGACGGCGGATTGA
- a CDS encoding universal stress protein, with protein sequence MYETVLIPTDGSDHARQAAERGFDLAATYGAAVRIVHVIEDPDSGVTVHEYDEGIRDDMERTGEGYVDDLVSAAEERDIAATGEVRHGAAHEEILAAADDHAADLIVMATHGRTGLEGLVLGSVAERVVRLASVSVLVARPDGESPPNDE encoded by the coding sequence ATGTACGAGACCGTCCTGATCCCGACCGACGGCAGCGACCACGCGCGCCAGGCGGCCGAGCGCGGCTTCGACCTCGCGGCGACGTACGGTGCGGCCGTTCGGATCGTCCACGTCATCGAGGACCCCGACAGCGGGGTGACGGTCCACGAGTACGACGAGGGGATCCGCGACGACATGGAGCGCACCGGCGAGGGCTACGTCGACGATCTCGTGTCGGCGGCCGAAGAGCGCGATATCGCAGCCACGGGCGAGGTCCGCCACGGCGCGGCCCACGAGGAGATCCTCGCTGCGGCCGACGACCACGCTGCCGACCTGATCGTGATGGCCACCCACGGGCGCACCGGCCTCGAAGGGCTCGTCCTCGGCAGCGTCGCCGAGCGCGTCGTCCGACTCGCCTCGGTCTCCGTCCTCGTCGCTCGACCGGACGGCGAGTCCCCGCCAAACGACGAGTGA
- a CDS encoding DUF1328 domain-containing protein produces MLATLTGTALQLGGGFIELAILFLVLAVVAYVLGAQGIAGLSMEIARILVVIFIILAIVSFVI; encoded by the coding sequence ATGCTCGCGACGCTCACCGGGACGGCGCTCCAGCTCGGCGGCGGGTTCATCGAGCTCGCGATCCTGTTTCTCGTGCTCGCGGTCGTCGCGTACGTGCTCGGCGCACAGGGGATCGCGGGCCTCTCGATGGAGATCGCGCGGATCCTCGTCGTCATCTTCATCATCCTCGCGATCGTCTCCTTCGTCATCTGA
- a CDS encoding 50S ribosomal protein L15e, with protein sequence MARSFYSHIGDAWHDADNEMHEQLQWQRLQEWRDQGAIERIDRPTRLDRARSLGYKAKQGIVLARIAVRKGTARKQRHDAGRRTKRQGVNKVTRRKSIQRIAEERSSRKFTNLRVLNSYPVGEDGSQKWFEAILVDPEHPAIENDDDLNWICADDQRGRAFRGLTSAGKQGRGLGTKGKGTEHTRPSVHGGKGRGK encoded by the coding sequence ATGGCACGAAGTTTCTACTCCCACATCGGCGACGCGTGGCACGACGCGGACAACGAGATGCACGAACAGCTCCAGTGGCAGCGCCTCCAGGAGTGGCGCGACCAGGGCGCGATCGAGCGGATCGACCGTCCCACCCGTCTCGATCGGGCGCGCTCGCTCGGCTACAAGGCCAAACAGGGGATCGTCCTGGCCCGGATCGCGGTCCGGAAGGGCACGGCCCGAAAGCAGCGCCACGACGCGGGCCGGCGGACGAAGCGCCAGGGTGTCAACAAAGTCACCCGCCGGAAGTCGATCCAGCGGATCGCGGAGGAGCGATCCAGCCGGAAGTTCACGAATCTCAGAGTGTTGAACTCCTACCCGGTCGGTGAGGACGGCAGCCAGAAGTGGTTCGAGGCGATCCTCGTCGACCCCGAACATCCCGCGATCGAGAACGACGACGACCTGAACTGGATCTGTGCCGACGACCAGCGCGGCCGGGCGTTCCGCGGGCTGACGAGCGCCGGCAAGCAGGGACGCGGGCTCGGCACGAAGGGGAAGGGCACGGAACACACCCGTCCGAGCGTCCACGGCGGCAAGGGTCGCGGGAAGTAA
- a CDS encoding DsbA family oxidoreductase: protein MSHDTAASDASADPNADTLTMYADYVCPFCYLGEASLEQYREGRDDPLDVEWHPFDLRSRERGPDGEIDPTADSGKDDEYYEQARENVRRLQEEYDVEMSLEIAEDVDSKHAQQAALFVREEYPEAFAAFHERVFDALWQDERDIGDPDVLAEIAADIDAGDGPTDDEGAEIDVDALRAAIDDPEREAALEERFREAQQTGVTGVPTFAYGGHAARGAVPPEHLRRLIEG from the coding sequence ATGAGCCACGACACCGCCGCAAGCGACGCCAGCGCCGACCCGAACGCCGACACGCTGACGATGTACGCCGACTACGTCTGCCCGTTCTGTTACCTCGGAGAGGCCTCGCTGGAGCAGTACCGCGAGGGGCGCGACGACCCCCTCGACGTCGAGTGGCATCCCTTCGACCTCCGGAGCCGCGAGCGCGGGCCGGACGGCGAGATCGACCCGACCGCCGACAGCGGCAAGGACGACGAGTATTACGAGCAGGCCAGGGAGAACGTCCGGCGGCTTCAGGAGGAGTACGACGTCGAGATGAGCCTCGAGATCGCCGAGGACGTCGATTCGAAGCACGCCCAGCAGGCGGCGCTGTTCGTTCGGGAGGAGTATCCCGAGGCGTTCGCGGCGTTCCACGAACGGGTGTTCGACGCACTCTGGCAGGACGAGCGCGACATCGGCGATCCCGACGTGCTGGCCGAGATCGCAGCCGACATCGACGCTGGCGACGGACCGACCGACGACGAGGGGGCGGAGATCGACGTTGACGCGCTCCGGGCGGCGATCGACGATCCCGAGCGCGAGGCGGCGCTCGAAGAGCGATTCCGGGAGGCCCAGCAGACGGGCGTCACGGGCGTCCCGACGTTCGCCTACGGGGGCCACGCCGCTCGCGGGGCCGTCCCGCCCGAGCATCTCCGGCGACTCATCGAGGGCTGA
- a CDS encoding hydroxysqualene dehydroxylase produces the protein MGSSTTPTVAVLGGGVGGLSAAQELGERGLDVTVYEARERFGGKARSIPVPGSATDDRKPLPGEHGFRFFPGFYRHLTDSMKRIPDGDNPEGVYDNLEPTTQMLMAETGKPEVFPTETPESIAGWRRLLGNLFARDLISEREQAFFASRLLQFATSCEHRRREEYDKISWWEFIDAENMSPAYQKRLGYGVTQSLVAMRPEKSSTRTIGRIYLQLFRGLVDSTVDADSLLDGPSSEVWIDPWTTYLDDLGVSLRPETPVREIHTDRDRVTGATIGRDGDLERIAADYYVGAVPVEVMCELRTPDLVAAVPSLSRLDGLDTAWMNGIQFYLAEDSTDVHGHGVYLDAPWSLTSISQRQFWSAFDPDDYGDGRVEGILSICISDWNSPGMLYDKPARECTAAEIKAEVLAQLDDHLETGSLDETDLVDWFLDPAIEFDSDGVVDENREPLLLNTVRSLRYRPDARTAAENFVLAADYVRTTTDLASMEGANEAARRATNAILDDAGVDAEPCELFDFEEPAVFDAPKRQDEIGYRLGQDHPGEAGRTIARAGRRLTPQVPSIVSWLSPR, from the coding sequence ATGGGGAGTTCAACGACACCGACCGTTGCGGTGCTCGGCGGGGGCGTCGGCGGACTGAGCGCGGCCCAGGAACTCGGCGAACGCGGCCTCGACGTCACGGTGTACGAGGCCCGCGAACGCTTCGGCGGCAAGGCCCGTTCCATTCCGGTGCCCGGCTCCGCGACCGACGATCGGAAACCGCTGCCTGGCGAGCACGGCTTCCGCTTCTTCCCGGGATTTTACCGCCACCTCACCGACTCGATGAAGCGGATCCCCGACGGCGACAACCCCGAGGGCGTCTACGACAACCTCGAACCCACGACCCAGATGCTGATGGCCGAAACCGGCAAGCCGGAGGTGTTCCCGACCGAAACCCCGGAGTCGATCGCGGGCTGGCGACGGCTGCTCGGCAACCTCTTCGCGCGTGACCTCATCTCCGAGCGCGAGCAAGCCTTCTTCGCGAGTCGACTGCTCCAGTTCGCGACCTCGTGCGAGCACCGCCGGCGCGAGGAGTACGACAAGATCTCGTGGTGGGAGTTCATCGACGCCGAGAACATGTCGCCAGCGTACCAGAAGCGTCTCGGCTACGGCGTCACCCAGTCGCTGGTGGCGATGCGGCCCGAGAAGAGTTCGACGAGAACCATCGGTCGGATCTACCTCCAACTGTTCCGCGGGTTGGTCGATTCGACCGTCGACGCCGACTCGCTGCTCGACGGTCCGTCGAGCGAGGTCTGGATCGACCCCTGGACGACGTACCTCGACGATCTCGGGGTCTCGCTCCGTCCCGAAACCCCCGTCCGCGAGATCCACACCGACCGCGACCGGGTCACCGGCGCGACGATCGGCCGCGACGGCGATCTCGAACGGATCGCGGCGGACTACTACGTCGGTGCGGTCCCGGTCGAGGTGATGTGTGAGCTCCGGACGCCCGATCTCGTGGCGGCCGTCCCCTCGCTCTCCCGGCTCGACGGGCTCGACACCGCGTGGATGAACGGGATCCAGTTCTACCTCGCCGAGGATTCGACCGACGTCCACGGCCACGGGGTCTACCTCGACGCGCCGTGGTCGCTCACCTCGATCTCCCAGCGCCAGTTCTGGAGCGCGTTCGATCCCGACGACTACGGCGACGGCCGGGTGGAGGGGATCCTCTCGATCTGTATCTCGGATTGGAACTCGCCAGGCATGCTCTACGACAAGCCGGCCCGCGAGTGCACCGCGGCGGAGATCAAGGCCGAAGTGCTCGCCCAGCTCGACGACCACCTCGAAACCGGCAGTCTCGACGAGACCGACCTCGTGGACTGGTTTCTCGATCCCGCGATCGAGTTCGATTCGGACGGCGTCGTCGACGAGAACCGCGAACCGCTGCTGCTCAACACCGTCCGCTCGCTCCGCTACCGCCCCGACGCGCGGACGGCGGCCGAGAACTTCGTGCTCGCCGCCGACTACGTTCGCACGACGACGGATCTCGCCAGCATGGAGGGCGCGAACGAGGCCGCACGGCGCGCCACGAACGCGATCCTCGACGACGCGGGCGTCGACGCCGAACCGTGCGAGCTGTTCGACTTCGAAGAGCCCGCAGTCTTCGACGCCCCGAAGCGGCAGGACGAGATCGGCTATCGACTCGGGCAGGACCATCCCGGTGAGGCCGGACGGACGATCGCCCGTGCCGGGCGACGGCTCACTCCCCAGGTGCCGTCGATCGTGTCGTGGCTCAGCCCTCGATGA
- a CDS encoding AIR synthase family protein, with protein MSELGKVDREFFDSQIYPRLGADRDDVRLGPQHGVDFGVIDVGDRVVATATDPVFVLPSLGFERAAWFAFHVLMSDVAVSGIRPTHLSIDLNLPPEITDEEFATMWETFDAEAKDLGVNVVTGHTGRYAGCTYPMVGGGTVLGVGDPADLVRPDGARPGDRVLVTKGPAIEATGLLSIQFEELLRDDLSADEVAAATDRFDDMSPVRDALTAAAAGPVTAMHDATECGVFGGLYELARAGGVQIDVETDRVPLQPGVEAACEFFDIDPWIAISEGTLLLTVAPEGVDGVLDALDDEGIPAAEAGVVTEGSGVAVDGETIDHPEHDPFWSTFDEYMGKLEDEQ; from the coding sequence ATGAGCGAACTGGGCAAGGTCGACCGCGAGTTCTTCGATTCGCAGATCTATCCACGTCTCGGAGCCGACCGCGACGACGTGCGGCTCGGTCCCCAGCACGGCGTCGACTTCGGGGTGATCGACGTCGGCGATCGAGTCGTCGCCACCGCGACCGATCCCGTCTTCGTGCTGCCCTCGCTCGGGTTCGAGCGCGCGGCGTGGTTCGCCTTCCACGTCCTCATGAGCGACGTCGCGGTCTCGGGCATCCGGCCGACGCATCTCTCGATCGATCTGAACCTCCCGCCGGAGATCACCGACGAGGAGTTCGCCACGATGTGGGAGACGTTCGACGCCGAGGCGAAAGACCTGGGGGTGAACGTCGTCACCGGCCACACCGGCCGGTACGCGGGCTGTACCTACCCGATGGTGGGGGGTGGAACGGTGCTGGGCGTCGGCGATCCCGCCGATCTCGTGCGGCCGGACGGCGCGCGGCCAGGCGATCGCGTGCTCGTCACGAAGGGACCGGCGATCGAGGCCACCGGCCTGCTCTCGATCCAGTTCGAGGAGCTGCTGCGCGACGACCTCTCCGCGGACGAGGTCGCAGCCGCCACCGACCGCTTCGACGACATGAGCCCGGTCCGGGACGCGCTGACCGCGGCCGCCGCCGGGCCGGTGACCGCGATGCACGACGCGACCGAATGCGGCGTCTTCGGCGGGCTCTACGAGCTGGCGCGGGCGGGCGGGGTTCAGATCGACGTCGAGACCGATCGCGTTCCGCTGCAGCCAGGCGTCGAGGCGGCATGCGAGTTCTTCGACATCGATCCGTGGATCGCGATCAGCGAGGGGACCCTTCTCCTGACGGTGGCTCCCGAGGGCGTCGATGGCGTGCTTGACGCGCTCGACGACGAGGGGATTCCGGCGGCCGAGGCCGGCGTGGTCACCGAGGGCTCGGGCGTCGCGGTCGACGGCGAGACGATCGACCACCCCGAGCACGACCCGTTCTGGAGCACCTTCGACGAGTACATGGGCAAGCTGGAGGACGAGCAATGA
- the thiD gene encoding bifunctional hydroxymethylpyrimidine kinase/phosphomethylpyrimidine kinase — translation MTREPSPVSRPVGLTIASSDSGGGAGIQADLKTMEACGAFGTSVIVATTAQNTRGVESAHVLPTDEIDAQYATVAADFDLAGVKTGMLATAPIVETVTGYARDLDCPLVVDPVMVAASGDRLLEPAGEDAYEDLIAEATLVTPNADECAVLTGIDPEDEASAREAGEVLLGMGAEAALVKGGHVPGETATDVLVTDDGTEIFEHSRVETDATHGSGCTLASAITAQLAAGDALDAAVEDGLAFVARAIRYPLDVGEGPGSVQHLAALRDRAAREPTAEAVAGVVEALVEHDVSSLVPEVGMNVVGATPYAETPSETAAVEGRITRTLSGVNPNRGVRFGASSHVARFLLAAREFDPDLRFAVNCRFDTDVEAALGDLDWSVAEYDRSEEPEAVKAAAEGTMGWGARQAFDRSATPVAVIDRGEVGKEAIVKLVAADRETLTEHVFSLLDALGNA, via the coding sequence ATGACCCGCGAGCCGTCCCCCGTCTCGCGGCCGGTCGGACTCACGATCGCGAGCAGCGACTCCGGGGGTGGGGCGGGGATCCAGGCCGACCTGAAGACGATGGAGGCCTGCGGCGCGTTCGGGACCAGCGTGATCGTCGCCACGACCGCCCAGAACACCCGCGGCGTCGAGTCGGCCCACGTCCTCCCGACCGACGAGATCGACGCCCAGTACGCGACCGTCGCTGCCGATTTCGATCTCGCCGGCGTCAAGACCGGGATGCTCGCCACAGCACCGATAGTCGAGACCGTGACCGGCTACGCCCGCGATCTCGACTGTCCGCTCGTGGTCGATCCGGTGATGGTGGCGGCGTCGGGCGATCGGCTGCTCGAACCCGCGGGCGAGGACGCCTACGAGGACCTGATCGCCGAAGCGACGCTGGTGACGCCGAACGCCGACGAGTGTGCGGTGCTCACCGGGATCGATCCCGAGGACGAGGCGAGCGCGCGCGAGGCGGGCGAGGTGCTGCTCGGGATGGGAGCCGAGGCGGCGCTCGTGAAGGGCGGGCACGTGCCTGGCGAGACGGCGACGGACGTGCTCGTGACCGACGATGGAACCGAAATCTTCGAGCATTCACGGGTCGAGACCGATGCGACCCACGGTTCGGGCTGTACGCTCGCGAGCGCGATCACCGCGCAGCTCGCGGCGGGCGACGCGCTCGATGCAGCGGTCGAGGACGGACTGGCGTTCGTAGCACGCGCGATCCGCTACCCGCTCGACGTCGGTGAGGGGCCTGGCTCGGTTCAGCACCTCGCCGCCCTCAGAGATCGTGCGGCACGCGAGCCGACCGCCGAGGCCGTCGCGGGCGTGGTCGAGGCGCTGGTCGAGCACGACGTCAGCTCGCTCGTTCCCGAGGTCGGGATGAACGTCGTCGGCGCGACGCCCTATGCCGAGACGCCGAGCGAGACCGCCGCGGTCGAGGGGCGGATCACGCGGACGCTGTCGGGCGTGAACCCCAATCGCGGGGTGCGTTTCGGCGCGTCGAGTCACGTCGCCCGATTTCTGCTCGCCGCCCGCGAGTTCGATCCAGACCTCCGGTTCGCCGTGAACTGCCGGTTCGATACGGACGTGGAGGCAGCACTCGGCGATCTCGACTGGTCGGTGGCGGAGTACGATCGGAGCGAGGAGCCCGAGGCGGTGAAAGCAGCCGCGGAGGGGACGATGGGGTGGGGCGCGCGCCAGGCGTTCGATCGGTCGGCGACGCCGGTCGCCGTAATCGACCGCGGCGAAGTCGGGAAAGAGGCGATCGTCAAGCTCGTCGCGGCGGACCGGGAAACGCTGACCGAGCACGTATTTTCGCTGCTCGACGCGCTCGGAAACGCCTGA
- a CDS encoding pentapeptide repeat-containing protein, translating to MSETRCGYVEDVELLTDRGTACCWRPVRGDDDRCFWHDGSPKTREALDAHRPEPGERLDGADLRGADLAGASWLRDRSLVGADFTGATLRGADLTGADCRRATFDRVDARRARFDGADVEGAMFDDVDLREASLDRTKLYRAGFTDVRLDRGTDFGDRVIYETLVDDADDRETRVATLEAASWTYRELRRLFERDALPRRARTCYLGEKSTRRRAAWARGEYLHALTLEGSRWVMRYGTSPTRVVTSSGVVMVCSAILYPLTGGLRATSGTYAFEQPVRDMIAATPLQLARVFYNGLYFSVVTFATLGYGDIQPVGAVARALAGIEALLGSLLMALLLFVLTRRVR from the coding sequence ATGTCCGAGACGCGATGTGGCTACGTCGAGGACGTGGAACTGCTCACGGACCGGGGCACGGCGTGTTGCTGGCGGCCAGTGCGTGGCGACGACGATCGCTGTTTCTGGCACGACGGCAGCCCCAAAACGCGCGAGGCGCTCGATGCCCACCGACCCGAGCCGGGTGAACGTCTCGACGGCGCTGATCTCCGCGGGGCGGACCTCGCGGGCGCGTCGTGGCTGCGCGACCGGAGCCTCGTCGGGGCGGACTTCACCGGCGCGACCCTCCGCGGAGCCGACCTCACCGGCGCGGACTGCAGGCGGGCGACGTTCGATCGGGTGGATGCCCGCCGGGCGCGCTTCGACGGTGCCGACGTGGAGGGAGCGATGTTCGACGACGTCGACCTCCGGGAGGCGAGTCTCGACCGGACGAAGCTCTACCGCGCCGGCTTCACCGACGTGCGCCTCGACCGCGGGACCGACTTCGGTGACCGGGTGATCTACGAGACCCTCGTCGACGACGCCGACGACCGGGAGACGCGGGTCGCGACGCTCGAAGCGGCGAGTTGGACCTACCGGGAGCTCCGCCGGCTGTTCGAGCGGGACGCCCTCCCGCGACGTGCGCGGACGTGCTATCTGGGCGAGAAGAGCACCCGGAGACGGGCCGCGTGGGCGCGCGGCGAGTACCTCCACGCGCTCACGCTCGAAGGCTCGCGGTGGGTGATGCGGTACGGAACCAGCCCCACGCGGGTCGTCACGAGCTCGGGCGTCGTGATGGTCTGCTCCGCGATTCTGTACCCCCTGACCGGCGGGTTGCGCGCGACCTCCGGAACCTACGCGTTCGAACAGCCGGTCAGGGACATGATCGCGGCCACGCCGCTCCAGCTCGCCCGCGTGTTCTACAACGGGCTGTACTTCAGCGTCGTCACCTTCGCCACGCTCGGTTACGGCGACATCCAACCGGTGGGGGCGGTCGCACGCGCACTCGCCGGCATCGAAGCGCTCCTCGGGTCGCTGCTGATGGCGCTGTTGCTGTTCGTGCTCACCCGGCGCGTCCGATGA